A genomic region of Candidatus Kapaibacterium sp. contains the following coding sequences:
- a CDS encoding choice-of-anchor D domain-containing protein, with protein sequence MKKGNTFTRISIPIILIVFFMWFGAEVYSRSGGSGISGLTATNSNGCNCHGSSSSSTTTLQATSSTGSFKFSPDQEVDFVVRVTNSNQSAAGVNIAVKTTETGNTNAGTLSFATGSGLRTESSELTHSSPKSFGDLTYAEFTFTWKAPTTPGTYYLRAIGNAVNESGNTSGDLWNWMTPQTLIVAGATVTAPTSSSTWCAGTTQEIKWTQSGIDNLKIELSSNGGSSFPTVIANSVSASSGSYNWSIPADLASGTQYQIRLTDVSDANISGKSSSFTISGPASITVQPTDMAVCEQESVTLSATVNGGVESYEWRKNGTAVPNSNSASLTINPATMQSAGDYVLVITPDCGEQITSNTAKLTVNENAKITQQPTGKEACAGSDVEIIIKSAGLNKTVEWFKNGQLIAGESGDTLKLFSISSSDAGSYTAKVSADCGSAVTSVPAVLALGVSAEITSHPQSKSICENQELKLSVVAMGTGISYQWKKDGVDITDAVNSTFVISAFQASDAGNYQVVVQGTCGDAVESSVANVTMNSFPMISTQPSSKTVAAGEMLELTVVATGSELDYQWYHNDTELEGKTAATLSIASAASTDAGSYYVNVINDCGTVKSSVVTVTVDVIADGKLSLSTQTYDLGIIELNKNHQFTIVELVRNVGSKPILINELVMEDDLMDGTMTINFPVPQELGEGERADLSVDVTPTTIGPKSYKLTFVTDDGQESTIVMTALAVSYSIELSTELLDFGTVLVEDILTQSLTIKNNSNSSVKISMVSISGDDENVFSIAQDYNGTVIDAGAELTINTQFMSDVEGNYSAMLEIEFDEIEKISVELKAVSSLSSVEDIKAYINDLRIFPNPTAEHLNLELSAKHDLSYTLKLFNPKGELLNTKNGYALEGNNNLTWNISTGTSLSAGTYLIMLEINGSVVLDKVIVIE encoded by the coding sequence ATGAAAAAAGGTAACACCTTTACACGCATCTCCATTCCCATAATATTAATTGTATTTTTTATGTGGTTTGGGGCAGAAGTTTACTCCAGGAGCGGAGGCAGTGGTATTTCAGGATTGACAGCAACTAATTCTAATGGTTGCAACTGCCATGGTTCTTCATCAAGTAGCACAACTACGTTGCAAGCTACAAGTTCAACAGGCAGTTTTAAGTTTAGTCCCGACCAAGAAGTTGATTTTGTCGTTAGAGTGACTAACTCAAATCAATCCGCAGCAGGAGTTAATATAGCTGTTAAGACTACCGAAACCGGTAATACAAACGCAGGCACTCTAAGTTTTGCGACCGGCTCGGGTTTAAGGACTGAATCAAGCGAGCTTACACATTCATCACCTAAATCATTTGGTGATTTGACATATGCTGAATTTACATTTACTTGGAAGGCTCCCACTACACCGGGGACTTATTATCTAAGGGCAATCGGTAATGCAGTAAACGAAAGTGGAAACACAAGTGGAGACCTTTGGAATTGGATGACACCACAAACTCTTATTGTGGCAGGTGCTACGGTCACTGCCCCAACAAGCTCGTCAACATGGTGCGCCGGAACTACACAAGAAATTAAGTGGACTCAATCGGGTATTGATAATCTCAAAATTGAGCTTTCTTCAAATGGTGGTTCATCATTCCCGACAGTTATTGCCAATAGTGTCAGTGCCTCATCAGGCTCTTATAATTGGAGCATTCCGGCGGATTTAGCATCCGGTACTCAATATCAGATTCGTTTGACTGATGTTTCTGATGCTAATATTTCGGGTAAATCAAGTAGCTTCACTATTTCAGGTCCTGCGTCTATTACTGTACAACCTACAGATATGGCTGTTTGCGAACAAGAATCTGTAACATTGTCAGCGACTGTTAATGGTGGTGTTGAGTCTTATGAATGGCGAAAAAATGGAACAGCTGTTCCAAATTCGAACTCAGCTTCGCTAACAATAAATCCTGCTACAATGCAAAGTGCCGGTGATTATGTTCTAGTCATTACACCTGATTGCGGTGAACAAATTACAAGTAATACTGCAAAACTGACTGTGAACGAAAACGCTAAAATCACTCAGCAACCTACCGGAAAAGAAGCTTGTGCCGGAAGTGATGTAGAGATTATAATCAAATCTGCAGGTCTGAATAAAACAGTAGAATGGTTCAAGAATGGTCAGTTGATAGCAGGTGAAAGCGGAGATACATTGAAATTGTTTAGCATTTCAAGCTCTGATGCCGGCAGCTATACAGCAAAGGTTTCAGCAGATTGTGGTTCGGCAGTTACAAGCGTTCCTGCGGTTTTGGCTTTGGGTGTAAGTGCAGAGATAACGTCTCATCCGCAAAGCAAATCCATCTGCGAAAATCAAGAACTGAAGCTTTCAGTTGTTGCGATGGGCACCGGTATTAGTTACCAATGGAAAAAGGATGGTGTTGATATCACTGATGCTGTGAATTCTACTTTTGTTATTTCAGCATTCCAAGCATCTGACGCCGGAAATTATCAAGTAGTCGTTCAAGGCACTTGTGGCGATGCGGTTGAATCATCAGTTGCCAACGTAACTATGAATTCGTTTCCTATGATTTCGACTCAGCCAAGTTCAAAAACAGTCGCTGCAGGTGAAATGCTCGAGCTCACTGTTGTTGCAACAGGAAGCGAACTCGATTATCAGTGGTACCATAATGATACTGAATTAGAAGGCAAAACTGCCGCTACTTTGAGCATTGCAAGCGCCGCTTCTACAGATGCCGGTTCTTATTATGTCAATGTTATAAATGATTGCGGAACTGTCAAATCTTCAGTCGTTACTGTGACGGTAGATGTAATTGCAGATGGCAAGTTATCACTTTCGACGCAAACATATGATTTGGGAATAATCGAGCTAAATAAGAATCACCAATTTACAATCGTAGAATTAGTCAGAAACGTCGGTAGTAAGCCAATTTTGATTAATGAACTTGTCATGGAAGATGATTTAATGGACGGAACAATGACAATCAACTTCCCTGTTCCTCAGGAATTAGGCGAAGGTGAAAGAGCCGATTTGTCAGTTGATGTAACTCCGACCACAATAGGACCAAAGAGTTATAAGTTAACTTTCGTAACTGACGACGGGCAAGAATCAACAATTGTAATGACAGCACTTGCAGTTTCATATTCGATTGAACTTTCAACTGAATTGTTGGACTTCGGAACTGTTTTAGTTGAGGACATTCTTACGCAGTCATTGACCATTAAAAATAACAGCAATTCATCTGTCAAAATCAGCATGGTTTCAATATCAGGTGATGATGAAAATGTGTTCTCGATTGCTCAAGATTACAACGGTACTGTGATTGATGCCGGTGCAGAATTGACAATCAATACCCAATTCATGTCCGACGTGGAAGGAAATTATTCGGCAATGTTGGAAATCGAATTTGACGAAATTGAAAAAATCTCTGTTGAGTTGAAAGCAGTATCTTCTCTTTCATCAGTCGAAGACATTAAAGCGTACATAAACGATTTGAGAATTTTCCCGAATCCGACTGCCGAACATTTGAATTTGGAGTTATCGGCAAAACATGATTTGTCATACACTTTGAAATTATTCAACCCAAAAGGTGAATTACTCAATACCAAAAATGGTTATGCTTTGGAGGGAAATAATAATTTAACTTGGAATATAAGCACCGGCACATCATTAAGTGCCGGAACATATTTGATTATGCTCGAAATCAACGGCTCAGTCGTGCTCGACAAAGTGATTGTAATCGAATAA
- the nifJ gene encoding pyruvate:ferredoxin (flavodoxin) oxidoreductase → MKEREFITIDGNEAAAYVMYRVNEVCAIYPITPSSNMGEWADEWASKGYKNIWGNIPEVCEMQSEGGAAGAVHGSLQAGALTTTFTASQGLLLKIPNMYKIAGELTSTVFNITARSLATHALSIFGDHSDIMAARGTGFAFLGAASVQEVMDFALISQAATLRSRIPFLHFFDGFRTSHEVSKIEVIPDEVMKKLITDDLVQAHRNRCLTPDKPVLRGTAQNPDVFFQNRETINKYYQGCPDIVQDVMNEFGDLTGRYYKLFEYVGAPDAEEVVILMASGCETVQSTVETLNKQGRKVGMLKIRLFRPFDFKRMLEALPATVKKIAVLDRTKEPGAPAEPLYLDVVFGLNQGLELGYGSIKEMPKVIGGRFGLSSKEFTPAMVKGVYDNLALDNPKNNFTVGINDDVTFTSIDYDPSFDIEADNVVRAMFYGLGSDGTVGANKNSIKIIGENTNNYAQGYFVYDSKKAGAVTVSHLRFGPDVIRAPYLISTANFIGCHQTVFLEKFDMIKNLRPGGVFLVNTPVHMNEVWDSLPKSQQKQIIEKKIKLYAIDAQTVAEQSGMGRRINTVMQVCFFAISGVLPREEAIEAIKDSIRKTYGRKGEEIVAMNIQAVDNTLENLHEIAVPNEATSSFDLHAPVSAKSPAFVHDVLGQIIAGNGDFLPVSAFPQDGTYPTDTAKWEKRNIALEIPVWDMDTCTQCGKCAFVCPHATIRIKVYDPKYLENAPETFKYTDAKDKNWKANGWKYSIQVAPEDCTGCGVCVEVCPAKNKSNVSLRALNMENQIPLRQPEAENWDFFLQIPDLDRTQVNINNIRSQQVLLPLFEFSGACAGCGETPYIKLMSQLFGDRAIVANATGCSSIYGGNLPTTPWAKNLDGRGPAWSNSLFEDNAEFGLGYRLAIDKQKEVAVFLLEKLADELGADFANELINASQKDEQEIADQRAKVEILKEKLNKINDPLAKRLATVADYLVKKSVWIVGGDGWAYDIGYGGLDHVLASGKNVNILVLDTEVYSNTGGQTSKATPLSAVAKFSAGGKATQKKDLGSMAMAYGNVYVASVAFGAKDEHTLKAFLEAEAHDGPSIIIAYSHCIAHGIDMSRPLAQHKLAVDSGQWLLYRYNPNLVDQGKNPLILDSKQPKIGVREFMQSEGRFQMLMKSNPKVAEVLFKTAQEQVNERFAKYKFMAERTNAPVEEQK, encoded by the coding sequence ATGAAAGAAAGAGAGTTTATAACGATAGACGGCAACGAAGCCGCCGCCTATGTAATGTACCGCGTAAACGAAGTATGTGCCATTTATCCGATTACTCCATCGTCCAACATGGGTGAATGGGCTGACGAATGGGCTTCGAAAGGCTATAAAAACATATGGGGTAACATCCCTGAAGTTTGCGAAATGCAAAGTGAAGGTGGCGCCGCCGGTGCTGTTCATGGCTCCTTACAAGCCGGAGCACTCACCACTACATTTACTGCTTCTCAAGGTTTGCTACTTAAGATTCCTAACATGTACAAAATTGCAGGCGAGCTAACCTCGACTGTTTTCAATATAACTGCTCGCTCATTAGCGACTCATGCACTTTCGATTTTTGGCGACCATAGTGATATTATGGCTGCTCGTGGAACAGGCTTCGCCTTCTTGGGTGCCGCTTCTGTTCAAGAGGTAATGGACTTTGCACTGATTTCGCAAGCGGCAACGCTTCGCTCAAGAATTCCTTTCCTTCATTTCTTTGACGGCTTCAGAACTTCACACGAAGTTTCAAAAATTGAAGTAATTCCTGATGAAGTAATGAAAAAATTGATTACTGATGACTTAGTTCAAGCTCATCGTAATAGATGCTTAACACCGGACAAACCCGTTCTTCGCGGAACTGCTCAAAATCCGGACGTATTCTTCCAAAATCGCGAAACAATCAACAAATACTACCAAGGATGTCCTGATATTGTTCAAGATGTTATGAACGAATTTGGTGATTTGACCGGAAGATATTATAAATTATTTGAGTATGTCGGCGCTCCGGATGCTGAAGAAGTTGTAATTTTGATGGCTTCAGGTTGCGAAACAGTACAATCAACAGTTGAAACTTTGAACAAACAAGGACGCAAAGTCGGAATGTTGAAGATTCGCTTATTCCGTCCATTTGATTTCAAACGCATGTTGGAAGCATTACCCGCTACAGTTAAGAAAATTGCTGTACTTGACAGAACAAAAGAACCCGGTGCTCCTGCCGAACCATTATATTTAGACGTAGTTTTTGGTCTAAATCAAGGGCTCGAATTGGGTTATGGAAGTATTAAAGAGATGCCGAAAGTTATCGGTGGTAGATTCGGTTTATCATCAAAAGAATTTACACCTGCTATGGTAAAAGGTGTTTACGATAATTTGGCATTGGATAATCCTAAAAATAATTTCACAGTCGGTATCAACGATGACGTCACATTTACAAGCATTGATTACGACCCGAGTTTCGATATTGAAGCTGATAACGTTGTTAGAGCAATGTTCTACGGACTTGGTTCTGATGGTACAGTCGGTGCAAACAAAAATTCGATTAAAATCATTGGCGAAAACACAAATAATTACGCTCAAGGCTACTTTGTGTATGACTCCAAAAAAGCCGGCGCCGTTACAGTTTCTCACTTGAGATTCGGACCGGACGTAATCAGAGCGCCTTATTTGATTTCTACGGCTAATTTCATCGGCTGTCACCAAACAGTATTTCTCGAAAAATTCGATATGATTAAAAATCTTCGTCCGGGCGGCGTATTCTTAGTCAATACACCTGTACATATGAACGAAGTATGGGACAGCTTACCGAAGTCACAGCAAAAACAAATTATTGAAAAGAAAATTAAGTTATATGCTATAGATGCACAAACAGTAGCCGAACAAAGCGGCATGGGACGCAGAATCAATACTGTAATGCAAGTTTGTTTCTTCGCAATATCGGGTGTTTTACCTCGTGAAGAAGCAATCGAAGCAATCAAAGATTCAATCCGCAAAACATACGGCAGAAAAGGCGAAGAAATTGTAGCAATGAATATCCAAGCAGTTGACAACACACTCGAAAACTTACATGAAATTGCTGTTCCGAATGAAGCCACAAGCAGCTTTGACCTTCACGCTCCAGTGTCAGCCAAATCACCGGCATTTGTACATGACGTTTTGGGTCAAATCATTGCCGGAAATGGCGATTTCCTACCTGTCAGTGCATTCCCACAAGATGGTACTTACCCAACAGATACTGCAAAATGGGAAAAACGTAATATTGCACTCGAAATTCCGGTTTGGGATATGGACACTTGTACACAATGCGGTAAATGCGCCTTTGTATGTCCTCATGCAACAATCAGAATCAAAGTTTACGACCCGAAATATCTCGAAAATGCTCCTGAAACATTCAAATATACAGATGCTAAAGATAAAAATTGGAAAGCAAACGGCTGGAAATATTCTATACAAGTAGCTCCGGAAGATTGTACAGGTTGCGGCGTTTGTGTCGAAGTTTGCCCTGCTAAAAACAAATCTAATGTCAGCTTGAGAGCATTAAATATGGAAAATCAAATTCCATTACGTCAACCTGAAGCGGAAAATTGGGACTTCTTCTTACAAATCCCCGACCTTGACAGAACTCAAGTCAATATCAATAATATCAGAAGCCAACAAGTGCTTCTCCCATTATTCGAATTCTCGGGTGCATGTGCAGGATGCGGCGAAACACCATATATCAAATTGATGTCGCAATTATTCGGTGATAGAGCAATCGTTGCAAATGCAACAGGCTGCTCATCAATCTACGGCGGTAACTTGCCTACTACTCCTTGGGCTAAGAACTTGGATGGCAGAGGTCCGGCTTGGTCAAATTCATTATTTGAAGACAACGCCGAATTTGGTCTTGGATACAGATTAGCGATTGACAAACAAAAAGAAGTCGCAGTATTTTTACTCGAAAAATTGGCAGATGAATTAGGAGCGGATTTTGCAAATGAATTGATTAATGCAAGCCAAAAAGACGAGCAAGAAATTGCTGACCAAAGAGCTAAAGTTGAAATATTAAAAGAAAAATTAAACAAAATAAATGACCCATTGGCTAAGAGATTAGCGACAGTTGCGGATTATTTAGTCAAGAAGAGCGTATGGATTGTCGGTGGCGACGGTTGGGCTTATGACATCGGTTACGGTGGATTAGACCACGTATTGGCATCCGGTAAAAATGTGAATATCTTAGTTCTCGATACCGAAGTATATTCAAATACCGGAGGTCAGACTTCAAAAGCAACACCTTTAAGTGCAGTAGCAAAATTCTCAGCCGGTGGCAAAGCAACTCAGAAGAAAGATTTAGGTTCGATGGCGATGGCTTACGGCAATGTCTATGTAGCATCGGTAGCCTTCGGAGCTAAAGACGAGCATACTTTGAAAGCATTCCTCGAAGCTGAAGCCCATGATGGTCCTTCGATAATCATTGCATATAGTCATTGTATCGCTCACGGTATTGATATGAGCCGCCCACTTGCACAACACAAACTTGCAGTTGATTCGGGTCAATGGTTACTTTACAGATACAATCCGAATCTGGTTGACCAAGGTAAAAATCCTTTGATTTTAGATTCGAAGCAACCAAAAATTGGCGTTCGTGAGTTTATGCAAAGCGAAGGAAGATTCCAAATGTTGATGAAGAGCAACCCCAAAGTAGCAGAAGTTTTATTCAAAACTGCACAAGAACAAGTGAACGAAAGATTCGCTAAATATAAATTCATGGCTGAACGTACTAATGCTCCTGTTGAAGAGCAAAAATAA
- a CDS encoding dihydroorotate dehydrogenase-like protein → MDLKTKYMGMTLKSPLVVSASPLSRTLDGIKKIEDAGASALVMYSIFEEQIKFDQKELFYHTTQGTEAFAESLSYFPDTSDYNLGPDEYLELIRKAKESVKIPVIASINGTTVGGWTDFAKQMQGAGADAIELNIYNIPTDLDKTGAEIENDYVEILKSVKAAVSIPVALKLSPFFSNMANMAKRFDAAGADALVLFNRFYQPDINLEELEVEPHIILSNPTDLRLPMRWIAILKGRIFSDLAATSGIHYGEDVIKMMLVGANVTMLCSTLLRYGVDYIKDIEEEMVEWMTEHEYESIMQMQGSMSQLNIPDPSSYERAQYMKALNNYVLNY, encoded by the coding sequence ATGGACTTGAAAACAAAATACATGGGCATGACTCTTAAGTCGCCACTTGTCGTATCTGCTTCGCCATTATCAAGAACTTTGGACGGTATCAAGAAAATCGAAGATGCCGGCGCTTCAGCTCTCGTGATGTATTCAATCTTCGAAGAGCAAATCAAATTCGACCAAAAGGAACTCTTTTATCATACCACACAAGGTACAGAAGCTTTTGCGGAATCATTGAGCTATTTTCCCGATACAAGTGACTACAATCTTGGTCCGGACGAATATCTTGAGCTTATTCGCAAAGCAAAAGAAAGTGTGAAAATCCCTGTCATTGCCAGTATTAACGGCACTACAGTAGGTGGATGGACTGACTTTGCAAAGCAAATGCAAGGTGCCGGTGCCGATGCTATCGAATTGAATATTTACAATATCCCAACCGATTTGGACAAAACAGGTGCAGAAATCGAAAACGATTATGTAGAAATCCTGAAATCTGTGAAAGCAGCTGTCAGCATTCCTGTCGCACTCAAACTTAGCCCATTTTTCTCGAATATGGCAAATATGGCTAAAAGATTTGATGCCGCAGGTGCAGATGCACTTGTCCTATTCAATCGCTTTTATCAACCCGATATTAATTTGGAAGAACTCGAAGTAGAGCCACATATAATATTGAGCAACCCAACCGATTTGCGTTTGCCAATGAGATGGATTGCGATACTTAAGGGCAGAATCTTCTCTGACCTCGCAGCTACAAGTGGCATCCACTACGGCGAAGATGTAATCAAAATGATGCTCGTTGGAGCTAACGTTACTATGCTTTGTTCTACATTACTCCGCTACGGTGTAGATTATATCAAAGACATCGAAGAAGAAATGGTAGAATGGATGACCGAACACGAATACGAATCAATTATGCAAATGCAAGGAAGTATGAGCCAACTCAACATCCCCGACCCAAGTTCTTACGAAAGAGCCCAATATATGAAAGCTTTGAATAATTACGTATTGAATTATTGA
- a CDS encoding 2-oxoacid:acceptor oxidoreductase subunit alpha, producing MEQQFVEVEKAVIRFAGDSGDGMQLTGTQFSDTSAEMGNIVNTFPDYPSEIRAPEGTLYGVSAYQVHFGATRTNTPGDKIDVLVAMNAASLKVNLKDVKKHGILLLNKAGFKDKNLKLAKYEKNPIEDGSLADYQVFAYDINEQVRRVLEDFDLPPKMIDRTKNLFALGLAYWLFDRPLEPTQIWLNKKFGKNETIRDANLKVFKAGYNFGAMGQDLAVRYIVKPADLRKGIYRNITGNNAVALGLAVAANRAGLPLFLGSYPITPATEILHFISGYKQYGVKHMQMEDEIAGITSAIGASYGGALAATTTSGPGLSLKVEAMGLAVMLELPLVVVDVQRAGPSTGLPTKPEQSDLLMALWGRHGEAPIPVLAASTATDCFDMTIEAARIAIKYMTPVILLTDGYIAQGSEAWKVPTLDELPEIGIKFATDKETYAPYKRNPETLARPWAVPGTPGLEHRIGGLEKDNITGLVSHDPMNHQRMCEIRAEKVERIVQDIPDLVVDGDESGELLLVTWGSTWGSARNALASLREKDVKISHVHLKYLNPLPANLGDIMSNFKQILVPEMNLGQLKILLQYKYMRPIIGLNKVQGNTFTAEEIANKIEEILLSEGVSK from the coding sequence ATGGAACAGCAATTTGTAGAAGTCGAAAAAGCTGTAATTCGATTTGCCGGAGACTCCGGTGATGGCATGCAGCTGACAGGAACTCAATTCTCGGATACTTCCGCAGAAATGGGTAACATCGTTAACACCTTTCCTGATTACCCGTCAGAAATCAGGGCTCCCGAAGGGACTTTGTATGGCGTCAGTGCCTACCAAGTTCATTTTGGTGCAACAAGAACAAACACCCCGGGTGATAAAATAGATGTGCTTGTGGCTATGAACGCAGCGTCACTCAAGGTAAATTTGAAAGACGTCAAGAAACACGGTATCTTACTTTTGAATAAAGCCGGATTTAAGGATAAAAATCTTAAATTGGCAAAGTACGAAAAGAATCCAATCGAAGACGGTAGCCTTGCAGATTACCAGGTTTTTGCATACGACATAAACGAACAAGTACGCAGAGTACTCGAAGATTTTGATTTGCCGCCGAAAATGATAGACCGCACGAAGAATCTTTTCGCACTCGGTCTTGCATATTGGCTATTCGACAGACCATTAGAACCAACTCAAATTTGGCTCAATAAGAAATTTGGCAAAAACGAAACAATTCGCGATGCAAACCTGAAAGTATTCAAAGCCGGTTACAATTTTGGAGCAATGGGTCAAGATTTGGCTGTTCGCTATATCGTTAAACCTGCAGATTTGCGAAAAGGAATTTACCGCAACATTACAGGCAATAATGCAGTCGCATTGGGCTTGGCAGTTGCTGCAAATAGAGCAGGTTTACCATTATTCTTAGGCTCTTACCCTATCACTCCGGCAACTGAAATTTTGCATTTCATCTCCGGATATAAGCAATATGGCGTAAAGCATATGCAAATGGAAGACGAAATCGCAGGTATTACATCGGCAATCGGCGCCTCCTATGGTGGAGCATTAGCCGCTACTACAACCAGCGGTCCCGGTCTGTCTCTCAAGGTGGAAGCAATGGGTCTTGCTGTAATGCTCGAATTGCCATTGGTCGTTGTTGATGTTCAAAGAGCCGGTCCGAGTACAGGTTTACCAACTAAACCGGAGCAATCCGATTTGTTGATGGCACTTTGGGGTCGCCATGGCGAAGCACCAATTCCTGTCCTTGCAGCAAGCACAGCAACTGATTGTTTCGATATGACAATCGAAGCAGCAAGAATTGCAATCAAATACATGACTCCTGTTATTTTGCTTACAGACGGTTATATTGCACAAGGCTCGGAAGCATGGAAAGTTCCGACATTAGATGAACTCCCTGAAATCGGGATTAAATTTGCTACAGATAAAGAAACATACGCTCCATACAAACGCAATCCTGAAACTTTGGCTCGTCCTTGGGCTGTGCCCGGCACACCGGGATTGGAGCACAGAATCGGCGGATTGGAAAAGGATAATATCACAGGTTTAGTATCTCATGACCCGATGAATCACCAAAGAATGTGCGAAATTCGCGCCGAAAAAGTCGAAAGAATCGTTCAAGATATTCCCGACTTAGTGGTTGATGGTGATGAAAGCGGAGAATTACTCCTTGTGACATGGGGCAGCACTTGGGGCTCGGCAAGAAATGCTTTGGCATCGCTCAGAGAAAAGGACGTGAAAATATCTCACGTACACTTGAAATATCTCAATCCATTACCTGCTAATTTAGGTGATATTATGAGTAATTTCAAGCAAATTCTTGTTCCTGAAATGAATCTCGGACAACTCAAAATTTTGCTACAATACAAATACATGCGTCCTATCATCGGTCTGAACAAAGTTCAGGGAAATACTTTTACTGCAGAAGAAATTGCCAATAAAATTGAAGAAATATTACTTTCCGAAGGAGTCTCAAAATGA
- a CDS encoding 2-oxoacid:ferredoxin oxidoreductase subunit beta translates to MTTQLDLLIHKEYGEIPQYTPKDFKANIDVRWCAGCGGYSILAQVQRIMPDIGVPKEKIVFVSGIGCSSRFPYYMDVYGFHSIHGRALAVASGLKVARPDLSVWVATGDGDCMSIGGNHMIHASRRNVDINVIMFNNEIYSLTKGQFSPTSRVGQKTKSSPFGVLDDPFNPSSLALGSGSTFVARGYDNNPSHMKHLFQRAAQHKGFSFVEIYANCVIFNDGAFDEYTRKETRPTSTINLEHGKPLVFGFKNELGIIMDGYKPKVVNLDEGKYSVNDLIVHNEQDSTLALILSDMSFNPELPRPMGVIYAESKPTYDQKVTWQINDLIERKGEGNLDDLMRGDEWWEIK, encoded by the coding sequence ATGACAACCCAACTTGATTTATTGATACATAAAGAATACGGCGAAATACCGCAATACACTCCCAAAGATTTCAAAGCGAATATTGATGTGCGTTGGTGCGCCGGATGTGGTGGATACTCTATTTTGGCTCAAGTCCAAAGAATAATGCCGGATATCGGTGTCCCCAAGGAAAAAATCGTATTCGTCTCCGGAATTGGCTGTTCGAGCCGTTTCCCGTACTACATGGATGTTTACGGATTCCATTCAATCCATGGGCGTGCATTAGCAGTAGCTTCCGGGCTGAAAGTGGCTCGTCCTGATTTATCGGTATGGGTGGCAACCGGCGATGGCGATTGCATGAGTATTGGTGGCAATCACATGATTCATGCTTCTCGCAGAAATGTGGACATCAACGTGATTATGTTCAACAACGAAATTTATTCGCTCACCAAAGGGCAGTTCTCCCCCACTTCACGCGTTGGGCAAAAGACGAAATCGTCACCATTCGGTGTATTAGACGACCCGTTCAACCCATCGTCATTGGCATTGGGTTCGGGCTCTACATTTGTAGCCCGCGGATATGACAATAATCCTTCGCACATGAAGCACCTGTTCCAAAGAGCAGCGCAACATAAAGGATTTTCTTTTGTAGAAATTTATGCAAATTGCGTGATTTTCAATGACGGTGCTTTCGACGAATACACTCGCAAAGAGACTCGCCCAACAAGCACAATCAATTTGGAACACGGCAAACCACTCGTTTTTGGATTCAAAAACGAATTAGGTATCATCATGGACGGCTACAAACCAAAAGTGGTCAATCTCGACGAAGGTAAATACTCAGTGAACGATTTGATTGTCCATAACGAGCAAGATTCAACATTAGCATTAATCTTGTCCGATATGTCATTCAATCCCGAATTACCACGTCCGATGGGCGTAATTTATGCTGAATCGAAACCAACTTACGACCAAAAAGTTACTTGGCAAATCAATGATTTAATCGAACGCAAAGGTGAAGGCAACTTAGACGACCTAATGCGCGGCGATGAATGGTGGGAAATCAAGTAA